In Oncorhynchus kisutch isolate 150728-3 linkage group LG11, Okis_V2, whole genome shotgun sequence, the genomic stretch agaaaggaggagtaGTCCGGGCCAGAGGGCTGAGTTTGTACTCACATGCGGAGGTGGAAGGAGTACTCATCagatcttcttcctcttcctcgtcATCAGATCTTTCCAATTCCTCATTGTAGAGGTCGTAGAGCGCATCGCCAGAGCAGCTGTCACACAATAGGCCAAGCCTCTGGTTCCGCAGGAAGCCGTTGTCAGGCGTTGCCGTGGGGGTTGCAGAGGGCGTATCCCAGTAGCCCTCATCTCTAAGAGCCGGGACATCCTGTTGGGGTGGGACTTCCTCCTTAGTCTCCTTCTCATTGGGCAGGGAGGTTTGGCAAGCGGCGTGAGTGGGGAGTTTAGTCACCCTTCCTCCCCCCACTACAGGGATCTTGCTGAGTCCAAGAGACTTGACCTGGGTGAATTTCCGCTCTGTACCCCTCGGGGGAGCCAGGTGAGAGTTGGATCGGAGGAAAGTGGGGGAGTTTTCTCCCCCAGAGGGGAGCATGTGCCAGAGCCCCTGCATGTCTGCGTCGTCCACCCCGTCAGGGCTGGCCATCTCCTCCCCACCCCCCATGTAGGCCACCACGCCGCTGCCAGAGGGCTGCTGAGTCGGGGCAGAGTGAGAGGGCATCAACCGTGCTCTGGCAGGGAGCGGGCCAGGGGTAGAGGCAGTAGCGGAGGTGGAGGTAGGGGTGGAAGGGGTGACATGGGTATTAATGGAGCTTCgtactcctcctccttccccactACTAGTGCTACTGCTAGTAGcacttcctactcctcctcccccgtttcctgccccctcctcctctgcGTCTGCGATGATGTCACCGCACCCCGTCAGTGAATCGAAGCTCTTGAGTGAAGTGACATCAGTGAAGAGGACTGAACAGAGCCGGTCCACTGAGGGTTCGGAGGGGGGGTCACACTGATCCAGAGGGGGGATGGCCGTTACAGAGGAAATTGACGTTTTGGGTTTTGAGTGGAGAACGGTgcggagaggggagggggatggCGTATAGAGGGATTCTGACAGGTTTGTCGTCAAGGCGATTGATTGCGTAAGTGGTGTCGTGGCGTTGTTGGAGGGAGAGGTTCCTACCGATTCTGTGTTTTTCTCAGCCTCCGAGCTACCATGATCCTCCAGGGGCGGGCGGGGCTGGGGTTCGAGGGTCAGAGTGATGTCTTTCACTTCTTCTGTTAGAAtcacatccccctctctcacctccgcTACCTCCCCCGCCATCACGTTCTCCTTCCGCCGCCATTTCATACTACTGAAGAAGCCTTTTaaacccctcccccttctcccaaACCTTGTATTCTCATTGACTCTCACACTTCCTCGTCTGAGCAGCGAAAAGAAGCTCAGTGATTTGCTGAGAGACCTCACCTGTCCCGCCTCTGATATTCCggactcctcccctctctgtccgtcTGGTTCCAAGCTCGTTAGTCCGCCATGCGTTTTACTCCTGACGAGCTCGTTAGTAGCCCCCACAGAATTCACGTTCCTGTTGACCCCTTTGTTCCTGAAAGAGAAGAATCCAGCCATTCCGGAGCGTCGTTTTCCGAACAGCTTGAAGGCTGCTTTGTTGATCTTCCCTGGCGGCTGGGGATCGCTTGGAGGTGGAGGAGGCTCAACGCATTCTGACTGAACCTCCATCTTCTAGCTATCACTCTGTCACTCTTTtgctctggctgtctctctctgtctctctcacgctccctctgtctctctcactctctctctgtcctgcagcTTGGTGTTCTCTCACTTCCTCACTGGTTCTGTCTGACGCTTGCCTGTTGgttttcactccctctccctctctttttttctcacaCACAAGGTGCTGCCCCTGACTGTATCCATGGCAACTGGTTGCGCTAAGCAGCTTTCGTCAGCGTTTGGCGGATtgcccatgcctctctctctctctccatcccaccagCACTATggatccctctcttctttatttaTCTATGTTCACACCCCAGATGTAATACTCCCatcacagtgagacagagagagagagagagagagattgtcttGTGCTGCACTgctgtatgtggttgtgtgtttgtagTTGTGTGTAGGTTTTTGTGAGAGATTTCAAAGGTACGAAACAAATGAGCTTGTTTTTGCTTATGAATGTGCGACTGATACAGTACTTACacgataatgtgtgtgtgttttcagatttAAAGGTTTCAGTAAACAAAACTAAGCCTCTCAAATCCCACTTAGATGAGAGGATTCGGTTGTGTCGTttttttcaatgtgtgtgtgtgtgtgtgtgtgtgtgtgtgtgtgtgtgtgtgtgtgtgtgtgtgtgagagagatgtagGATTTGAGCAGATTTGCTGATCAGCGGTATCTAGAGGATAAATTAGATTTAGAGAAATATTCCAGCCTAGCTAATgttcttaacacacacacacacctctgtgcaTAGCATATTacccaatcctctctctctcaacaaatgTCTGTTTCTTCCACTCATTCTGCTTCGTTCTCTCACTTTCAACAAATGTGTTTCTTCCACAGATTCTAAGTCATCTAGCTGAGCTCTGTGGGTATTATTTTTCTATTCCTCCCTAtctccccgggcgccgaagacgtgggtgtcgattaaggcagccccccgctcctctctgattcagaggggttgggttaaatacggaagacacatttcagttgaatgcattcagttgtacaactgactaggtatccccctttcccttcccctaAGCACCTGACCTACTTTCAgcgtctctctcttcccttctccatcatctcctctcttctttccttctTCTTTGAGGCACAGGACCCCTTTTCCACCTCGTTGCTATCAAACAATGTCTGcattcacacgcacgcacacacacacacacacacacacacacgagggctTCCGCATAGTGGAGCGTTGAGAAATAACTTTTCTCTTTCCCGACCAACTCTGATAGACAGAGCTGACCTAGGCCTGCCTGGAGagcatgttaccaggtcaagtcatctgtctgcctggagagcatgttaccaggtcaagtcatctgtctgcctggagaGCATGTTtccaggtcaagtcatctgtctgcctggagagcatgttaccaggtcaagtcatctgtctgcctggagaGCATGTTTCCAGGTCAAGTCATCTGCCTGCCTGGAGagcatgttaccaggtcaagtcacCTGTCTGCCTGGAGAGCATGgtaccaggtcaagtcatctgcCTGCCTGGAGagcatgttaccaggtcaagtcatctgtctgcctggagagcatgttaccaggtcaagtcatctgtctgcctggaggccatgttaccaggtcaagtcacCTGTCTGCCTGGAGAGCATGTTACCATGTCAAGTAATCTGCCTGCCTGGAGAGCATGTTACCAGGacaagtcatctgtctgcctggagagcatgttaccaggtcaagtcatctgtctgcctggagagcatgttaccaggtcaagtcatctgtctgcctggagagcatgttaccaggtcaagtcatctgtctgcctggagagcatgttaccaggtcaagtcatctgtctgcctggagagcatgttaccaggtcaagtcatctgcCTGCCTGGAGagcatgttaccaggtcaagtcatctgtctgcctggagagcatgttaccaggtcaagtcatctgtctgcctggagagcatgttaccaggtcaagtcatctgtctgcctggagagcatgttaccaggtcaagtcatctgtctgcctggaggccatgttaccaggtcaagtcatctgtctgcctggaggccatgttaccaggtcaagtcatctgtctgactggaggccatgttaccaggtcaagtcatctgcctgcctggaggccatgttaccaggtcaagtcatctgtctgcctggagagcatgttaccaggtcaagtcatctgcCTGCCTGGAGAGCATGGTACCAtgtcaagtcatctgtctgcctggagagcatgttaccaggtcaagtcatctgtctgcctggaggccatgttaccaggtcaagtcatctgtctgcctggagagcatgttaccaggtcaagtcatctgcCTGCCTGGAGAGCATGTTACCATGTCAAGTCATCTGTATGCCAAgaggccatgttaccaggtcaagtcatctgtctgcctggatgccatgttaccaggtcaagtcatctgtctgccatgttaccaggtcaagtcatctgtctgcctggagagcatgttaccaggtcaagtcatctgcCTGCCTGGAGagcatgttaccaggtcaagtcatctgtcttCCTGGAGagcatgttaccaggtcaagtcatctgtctgcctggagagcatgttaccaggtcaagtcatctgtctgcctgcctggagagcatgttaccaggtcaagtcatctgtctgcctggagagcatgttaccaggtcaagtcatctgtctgcctggagagcatgttaccaggtcaagtcatctgcCTGCCTGGAGagcatgttaccaggtcaagtcatctgtctgcctggagagcatgttaccaggtcaagtcatctgtctgcctggagagcatgttaccaggtcaagtcatctgtctgcctggagagcatgttaccaggtcaagtcatctgtctgcctgg encodes the following:
- the LOC109900118 gene encoding APC membrane recruitment protein 2, encoding MEVQSECVEPPPPPSDPQPPGKINKAAFKLFGKRRSGMAGFFSFRNKGVNRNVNSVGATNELVRSKTHGGLTSLEPDGQRGEESGISEAGQVRSLSKSLSFFSLLRRGSVRVNENTRFGRRGRGLKGFFSSMKWRRKENVMAGEVAEVREGDVILTEEVKDITLTLEPQPRPPLEDHGSSEAEKNTESVGTSPSNNATTPLTQSIALTTNLSESLYTPSPSPLRTVLHSKPKTSISSVTAIPPLDQCDPPSEPSVDRLCSVLFTDVTSLKSFDSLTGCGDIIADAEEEGAGNGGGGVGSATSSSTSSGEGGGVRSSINTHVTPSTPTSTSATASTPGPLPARARLMPSHSAPTQQPSGSGVVAYMGGGEEMASPDGVDDADMQGLWHMLPSGGENSPTFLRSNSHLAPPRGTERKFTQVKSLGLSKIPVVGGGRVTKLPTHAACQTSLPNEKETKEEVPPQQDVPALRDEGYWDTPSATPTATPDNGFLRNQRLGLLCDSCSGDALYDLYNEELERSDDEEEEEDLMSTPSTSACEYKLSPLARTTPPFSSSSSSFHSMKGSTSLPRESKIPLSVRQTTPPHSVSQSTLSSVHATAPPSDTPTHAPPPARTRIPVSKVPVRRPGNKAGNATQGPAPRK